The genomic stretch CGAACCACGCGGATGATGAACGCGGCACCTGCGGCTGCGCAGTGCAGAGCCGTCCCGCTGGACGTCTGCGAACGTTTTTGGCAGGGCGTGCGCGAACGTGCAAGCAAACCATCACGCATAAAGAACGAGGGTCGCACCGCGGCTGCGGTGCGACCCTCTCTTCAGTGCCCCCGGCGGGACTTGAACCCACTACCTCAGGATTAGGAATCCTGCGCTCTATCCGGATGAGCTACGAGGGCGAACGGCTAAAAAGGTAAGCCGATCCGCCGTTTCGGTCAACCGATCTTTCTAGCGGCGGGACGGGGGCAAACCCGCCACAACCAAAGCGCACGATGTCATCTCGAGGAGCAGGCCCAAGACGACCAGGTCGGCGGCGGTGAGGCGCTCGTGGCGCTCGGCTGCGCGGCGGGGCATGGCCGGGTAGAGTGCATCGCGCGTCAAGATCGACGGGCCGCGCCGAGTTGACGCCGGGCGTAGTCTAGTTTAGATTAGACCATGCCGGGAGGACGTCCCAACGCCGCGTTCGGCTGCGCCCACCCGCTTCTCTCTTCACCCCTCACTACACCGCCCATGCAGCCCCTTCTCTCCGCGGACTCGCCCGCCCCGACCGGCCCGCGCGCTCACTTCGGCAAGCTCTCGCCGGTGCTCGTCGTCGACGCCGTCGAGCCCTGCCTCGCGTTCTGGACCGAGCGCCTCGGCTTCCGCCAGGCGAACGCAGTTCCGGGCGAGGACGGCCGGCTCGTGTTCGCGAGCGCCGAGCGCGACGCCGTCGAGATCATGTACCAGTCGCACGCGAGCGTGCTCGCAGCCGAGCCCGAGGCCACGCGCCCCGAGCGAGCGCGCGACCTCGCCGGACACGCCGCGGCGCTCTTCATCGAGGTGGACGACCTTGACGCGGTCGAGGCCGCGCTGGCCGGCGCCCCGGTGGTGAAGGCGCGCCACGAGACGTTCTACGGCACCGCCGAGCTGTACGTGCGCGAGCCCGGCGGCACCACGGTCGGGTTCTCCATGCGCCTGCCGGCCCCGCCGGCGCCGGCCGCCGCGACGACCGCCGGGGTCGACCCGTGAGTGCCGCGCAGATCGCCCGCGCGCGCCGCGCGCCACCTTCGATCACGCGCGAGACGGTCGCGCGGCTCGAGGACCTGCCGAACGTCGGGCCGTCCATCGCCGGGGACCTGCGCGGCATCGGAGTGTCACACCCCGGCGACCTCGCCGGGCGTGACCCGTACGCGCTCTACGACGCGCTATGCGCCGCGACCGGCGTACGCCACGACCCGTGCGTGCTCGACGTGTTCCTCTCGGCGGTGCGCTTCATGGAGGGCGCGCCCGCACGTCCGTGGTGGCACTACACCGCCGAGCGCAAACGCGCGCTCGCGGCGCGGGCGCACTCCGGCCCGTAACCTTCGGGGACCTTGGAGGGAGCGGCCGTGGCCTACGCGACCTCGGGTGCGGTCCGCAGCCAAGGCACCGCGCCACGATTTCGCGCTACCTGGCGCTCTACCGCGCCGGGGGCTTGGATGCGCTCCTGCAGAGGGCGCACAGGCGAGCGCTCGGCCGCCGAGGCGGCCCGGCTGCTGGGGCGATCTCCCGGCTCGTGGCCCGTGACGAGGTGCGGCGCGCGCAGCCGCAGGAGCCTTTGCCCCTGCGATAGCTCGGCACCAGGTGGCCGCTCGCAGGCACCAAAGAGAATGCCCCCCACGGCAAGCCATGCGGGGCATTCACGTTGTCTCACAGGGTGTTTCGTCAATCGGGTTCCTGGTGCCCCCAGTGGAGCGCCGCGGCGACCTCGCCGAGCCAGGCCAGTTCCGCCTCGAACTGGCGGATGGTGAAGCTCACGATGAGCTCGGCGACCGCGACCGTCGGCCCCGTATCGGCCCGGATCGCCGCGAGAGTCGCCCGCTCCCGTGCCGCCTCGGCCTCGAGGAAGGCCCGCCGCCGAGCGAGCTGGAGCGCCCGTACCGCCGGGTCGCCCTGTGTCGCGAGCACGAGCCAGGTGAGGAAGGGCGGTGGCGGACGCTGGGTCGCCCACTCGGGCCGCGCAAGCGCGGCCGCGTACGCCCGCCGCCCCGCCGCGGTCACCCGGAAGACGCGGCGTTCCGGCCCGCCCCCGCCGGATCCCCGTTCGGTGGACCCGCGCTCGGCGCCGGCGGCGCGGCCGGGGGCCGGCCCAATGTGCCCGGCGTCGGCGAGCTTGCGGAGCGAGTAGTAGACCTGCGGGCGCGAAACGCCGGCCCAGTCGCCGACCTCGCGCAGTGCGAGCTCCTGGTTCACCTCGTAGCCGTGCATCGGCCGCTCGAGGAGCAGGCCCAGGACGACGAGGTCGGCGGCGGTGAGGCGCTCGTGGCGCTCGGCTGCGGGGCGGGGCATGGCCGGGGAGAGTACGCCGCGCCGCACCGCGCGTCAAGATCGACGGGCCGCGCCGAGTTGACGCCGGGGGTAGTCTAGTTTAGACTAGATGATGCCGGGAGGACGTCCCCAGCGCCGCGTTCGGCTGCGCCCACCCGCTTCTCTCTTCACCTCTCACTACACCGCCCATGCAGCCCCTTCTCTCCGCGGACGCGGGTCCGCAGACCAACCGCCGCGAGTTCCTGGGCAAGGCCACCGCCATGGCCGTAACGGCCGTGAGCGCCCCCGCCCTGCTGGCCGCGTGGGACAGCTCGCCCGCCCCGACCGGCCCCCGCGCTCACTTCGGCAAGCTCTCGCCGGTGCTCGTCGTCGACGCCGTCGAGCCGTGCCTCGCGTTCTGGACCGAGCGCCTCGGCTTCCGCCAGGCGAACGCAGTCCCGGGCGAGGACGGCCGGCTCGTGTTCGCGAGCGCCGAGCGCGACGCCGTCGAGATCATGTACCAGTCGCGCGCGAGCGTGCTCGCAGCCGAGCCCGAGGCCACGCGCCCCGAGCGAGCGCGCGACCTCGCCGGACACGCCGCGGCACTCTTCATCGAGGTGGACGACCTTGACGCGATCGAGGCCGCGCTGGCCGGCGCCCCGGTGGTGAAGGCGCGCCACGAGACGTTCTACGGCACCGCCGAGCTGTACGTGCGCGAGCCCGGCGGCACCACGGTCGGGTTCTCCATGCGCCTGCCGGCCCCGCCGGCCCCGCCCGCCGCGACGACCACCGGGGTCGACCCGTGAGTGCCGCGCAGATCGCCCGCGCGCGCCGCGCGCCACCTTTATCACTCCGTTCCGCGGGACTGTTTCGATTGCCCGTCCTGACGTAACTGGAACCTGGGTTGGATATCGAAAGCCCGCAGGCGGCAACGGTGCCGCCCTGCGGGCTTTTGTCAGGCTACGAACCGAAGCCGGGGCACGGAGACGAATCTCCGTGCCCCGGCTTTCGGTGTCGAGCGTGCTGCCGGGCGACTACAGCCCCAGCGCGGCGCCCACGTCGATGCGGCCGCGGCCATAGTACGGGTCGGTGCCCGACTGGCCCAGGTCCGCCGAGGACGCCTCGATGATCTGCTTGATGCGCACCGGGTTGCCGGTGCCGTGCTCCGCCATCAGCAGGGCGGCGAGGCCGGCCACGTGCGGCGCAGCCTGGCTCGTGCCCACCTGGCCCGTCAGGCGGTTGCCGGCCTGGCAGCCCGCGTAGCCCAGCACGCCGCCCGTCGCCGACAGCACCAGCTTGGTCTTGCTGCAGTACGACCACACCCACGAAGCGATGTCGTTGCCCCAGGGCCACGGCGACGCCGCGAAGTCAGCGCGGTAGTTGCCGCCCGGCGCCGCCACGTTGATGGACGAGCGGCCGAAGTTGGTGAAGGCCGACGGCTGGTCGACGTAGGCGCCGGCGGACTCGGGACCCACCGCCGAGACGCAGATCACGTGCACGGTGCCGCAGTAGGTCTTGAACAGGTTGCCGTCGTGGTCCAGGTCGGCCCTCTCGTTGCCGGCGGCGACGACGACCAGCATGCCCTTCTGCTTGGCGTAGTTCATGGTGCGCTGGATCAGCGCCACCGCCTGCCCGTTGCCCGGCTTCGCGAAGACGCCGCCCAGGCTCATGTTGGCGACGTGCGCGCCCTGGTCGGCCGCCCAGGTGATGCCCGAGATGATGCCGCCCAGCGAGCCGCTTCCCTTGGCGCCCAGCACCTTCACGCCGATCAGCGTGGTGCGCGAGGTGACGCCGGCCAGCGCGATGGCCTTGCTGCTCACCTGCGTGGCGACGTTCGTTCCGTGGCCGTTGTAGTCGGAGATCTGGTTGCGCGACGGGAAGTACGTGGAGGTGATGGTGTTGTCACCCGGCACGAACGAACGCGAGCGCGACAGGTCCACCAGCCCGTTCAGGTCCGGCGCGTCGTAGTCGATGCCGGTGTCCAGGATGGCCACCGTGACGTTCGAGGAGCCCAGCTTGCCGGCGGCCCACGCCTTGTTGGCGCCGATGGAGCGCATGTTCCACTGCCACACGTAGCGCGAGGCGGTGGCGGGATTGGCCTGGCTCTGGATCTCGTCGGCCGCCGAGCCGTCGAACTCCATGCTCGCGGCGTCCTGCGGCTGGTGAAGCGTGAACTCGGTGTCGGCGGTCACGCCGGCCACGCTGCTCATGGCGCGGATCTCGGCCGCGCCGGCGTCGGAAAGCCCCTCGACCATCGCGAAGCCCACGCCGGCATGCGCGTAGGTGACGGTTCCCCCGAGGCCCTGCACACGCTCGGCGAAACCAGCGGGAACACCGTTGCCCTTGAACAGCACCAGCGACGAAGAGGAACCCGCTTCTACGGACAGGCTGGTTCCGGCCATGGTGGGGGCCAGGGGGGCCGAAGCCTCGTCGGAACAGGCAGCGAGCGCCAGGGTGCCGGCAAGGGCACAGGCAAGGGACGAAACCGGGGTGAAACGCTTCATCAGGCGAGCTCCACGAAAGGAAATTGAGGGAAGAACCCGTGGGAGAACAGGTCCTGGTCCTCGGCGGCCGGGCTGTCTGCGAGAGACCCCTTGGCTTTGCGGACCGGCCTCGCAGCCGGGGTGCCTTTTTCGGGGAAGGGTGGAACGCCCGGCGCGACGGGACCGTCGGTGGGCGTCACTCAATATACCCGCCGAACGAACGTACGTCAACTCCCCGCCGGATGCTAAAGCGTTGGAGGAGAGCCGTTTGCAATTTCTGCGGGTCGCGCCTTTGACGTCCTTGCGCTACGCGCGCCGGCAGACGCACTCCATCCGCCGTCCCGGTTCCTCGCCCGCCCGTTCGCCTCACGAACCCCCGTGTGGCCTTCCCTGTCCCGCGCGCCGCGGCATGGCGCGGACGCTGCCTAACACCCGAGGGCTCACCCTCCACCCCGTTTCTCGCATCTTGTTGCAAACGCACGACTTGGCCCGCAGGCAGCCGGCTCCCGCAAACGGAGGAAATCGTCCGGAATCCGGACGAGACGGCGCGGGAGGAGGAATGCAGGAGGTTGCGGGAGCGGCAGTTACACGGATTCGTACGGATTTCGGGCAGCGGCCCGGGCGGACGGATCACGGACGGTGAGACTCGCGGCCCCACACGGGCCGCCAACCTGGGAAGGCGCGCAGCCGTGCGCCGGGAAAGGAACACGATGAACCGCACGATTCTGCTCGTCGACGACGAGGACGACATCCGCGAGGTCGCGCAGGTCACGCTCGAAATGACGGCGGGGTGGGAGGTGCACACCGCGCAGGACGGGCTGGAGGGCGTGGCCATGGCGCGCCAGTGGCGGCCGGATGCCATCCTGCTGGACGTGATGATGCCGGGGATGGATGGCCCCAACACCGTCAGGGCGCTGCGGACCGATCCCTCCACGGCGGGCATCCCCGTGCTGCTGCTGACTGCCAAGGTGCGCTCGTGCGACCGCCGCGGCTTCTCGGAGCTGGACGTGGCCGGCGTGCTCTCGAAGCCGTTCGACCCGATGGAGCTGGCCAGCCAGGTCTCGGCCGCGCTGGGCTGGTGAAGCCCCGGGCCGGGCACCCGCCCGGCCGCGGACACCGCCGCCCCGCGATCATGGCATCGCGGGGGTCCAGCGGCGCACGCCCATTCCCCCGCATACAAGCCGACTTCATTCCCCGGCAAAAGACGCCAAAGTGGCGCTCACCCACGGGTGGGGGATAGATTCAGGCCTGTCCCGGCCGTTCGTCCTTGCGCATCGCACGCGAGGGGAGCGGACACCTGCAGGCCGCCTTGCCCCGAGACGACGTGACCGAATCCACGGAAACCGCCCGCGAGCCGCGCGCCACCATCCTGGTGGTGGACGACGACGACGGCGTCCGGCGCATCTCGCGCCGCATGCTGGAGCGCTCCGGCTACCACGTGCTGGAGGCCGCGACGGGACCCGAGGCCCTGGACGTGGCCGCGAGCCACGAGGGGCCCATAGACCTGATGGTCGTGGACGTGCTGATGCCCGGGATGACGGGCAACCAGGCGTCGCACCACCTGCGCGACCTGCGGCCCGGCGTTCCCATCCTGTGCATCTCCGGGCACCCCGAGAACGAGGTGGTGCGCTATGGCATCGCCGGCCACGGCACCGCCTTCCTGCAAAAGCCCTTCACCTTCGAGCAGCTCGCCGGCGCCGTCCAGGCGCTGATCGGCGCGCACTGACCCATCGGGGGCCCCGGCCCCCGCGCGGACCTCCCCGGTCCGCATCGAACACGCGGCGCCCCGCCCGTACGAAATCCGCACACTTTCCCAGAATCTCCAGCAACGACGCGGAACTTCCCCCTCCCGCCTCCCCCGCCCCGTCCGGAATCCGCACGATCCCCGCCCCTTCCGCGACCCTCCCGGGAATTCCATAACTCCATCCCGACAAACAACATAGGGCGAACCGCCATCGCGGAACGCCATTCGCCTTGTCCAGGGCCAGCCGCCGCGAGGGTCCGACAGGGGACCCGCGGACCGAACCCCCCGAACGGAGACCTTCCCATGACCCGCTACGAACGCCTCGAGGCCCGCGCCCGCTTCGCCCGCTCGCTTCGCCTGGCCATGCAGGCCGCCACGGCGCTCACCACCTGCATGGTGGCCGCGTACGCCGGCGCCCTGCTGTAGGCCCATCCATCGCCCGCCTTCATCGAACTTCCCTCCACGTCTCGCCCAGGAAACCGCCATGATGTTCACCGGACGCATTCTCATCGTCAGCGACCGCCGCGACGTGATCGCCGAGCTCGAGCCCATCATCCGGGCCGGCCAGCACCTGGCCAGCGTGGTGCCCGACGGCCAGGAAGCGCTCCACGTGCTCGAAGACGGGCTGGTCCCCGACGTGATGATCAGCGACCTGGGCTGCGAGCGCTCGTACGACCACATCGCCTACGTGCGCCGCTTCCGCGAGCTGAACGGGGCGGGATGCCACCTGGTGGTCACCGAGCCGGGCGCGCCGTTCAGCGGGCCGGGGCGGGCCGTCAACGACCGCTTCGCCGTGCTTCCCCGCCCCTTCGACACGGCCCGGGTGAGCACGCAGCTGGAAGACGCCCTGCGCCGGGTGGAGCAGGACTTCCGCGCCCTGCGGGCAGAGATGTGGCGGTCGATGGACCGGCTGAAGCGCGAGGTGGAAGACGCCCGCGGCGAGATGGTGCAGGCGCTGGCGCGCACGATCGGCGCGCGCGACGTGTACATGCACGGCCACTGCGAGCGCGTGGGCGACATGTGCCGCAAGATCGCGCTGGTGCTGAACCTGAACGACGAGCGCACCCACCTGCTTTCCACGGCCGCGCAGCTCCACGAGCTGGGCAAGATCTCGGTGCCGGTGGAGCTGCTTCACAAGACGGAGCCGCTGGACGCGGGCGAGCTGGAGCGCATTCGCGGGCACTTCAAGGTGGGCGCCGAGATCGTGCGCGGGGTGCCGTCGCTGCAGCCGCTGGCCGCGGTCATCGAGCACCTGGGCACCGACCACGCCGACCTGGCCACGCACGTGCCGCCCGACGCGCCGGAGTACCTGCTGATCGGCATCCTGCGGGTGGTGGACGTGTGGGATGCCATGAACCACGCGCGCGCCTACCGCCCGGCGATGTCGCGCGGCTACTGGGAGCCCCTGCTGCGGGATGGAGCCGAAGACCGCTTTCACCCGGCGGCCGTGGCGGCGCTCTTCCGCGTGCTGGGCGACTGAGGGACTTCGGCGGTAGGGGCGAGCCCCGCCTGGGACGGCTGAAGCCGCGGCAATGAACGCGGAAAGCCCCGCAAACGGCGCGGGGCTTCACGACCAGGGGACGGCGGGCGGTACCGTTGTGACTTTCCCTACGTTCGTTACCGTCGCTACCGTGGTTTTACCGGCCCGCCGCCTCCAGCCCGTACTGCGCGATCTTCGCGTGAAGGGTGCTTCGCGAGATGCCCAGCTTTTCCGCCGCGGCGGTGCGGTTGCCGTTCAGCAGGTACAGCGCGCGCTCGATGTGCCGCTGCTCCACCTGGGCGAGGGACAGGATCTCGGCGTCTTCGCGGTTGGCGCGCGGGGCGCCCCGGGCACGGAGCGGCTCGGGAAGGTGCTCCAGGTCGATGCGCTCGGCGCCCGACGCCAGCACCAGGGCGCGCTCCAACACGTTGCGCAGCTCGCGGACGTTCCCCGGCCAGGCGTACTCGGCCAGCGCCGTGGCGGCGCGCGGCGCCAGCTGCCCGGGAGAGGAGGGATGCCGGCCGCCCAGCTCGCGGAGAAAGCGGTGCATCAGCTCCAGCACGTCCTCGCGGCTGCGGTCGCGCAGCGGGGGAATGGTCAGCGGAAAGACCGACAGGCGGTAGAACAGGTCTTCGCGGAACTTGCCGGTGCGCACCTCGGCGGTCAGGTCCTTGTTGGTGGCGGCGAGCAGGCGCACGTCAACCGTCATCTCGCGGGTGCCGCCCAGGCGGCGGAAGGTGCGGGTTTCCAGCACGCGCAGCAGCTTGGGCTGCAGCTCCGGCGCCAGGTCGCCGATCTCGTCCAGGAAGAGCGTGCCCCGGTCCGCCACCTCGAACAGCCCGCGCTTCATCTCGCGCGCGTCGGTGAACGCGCCCTTCTCGTGGCCGAACAGCTCGGAGTCCAGGAACGTGGCCGACAGCCCCGCGCAGTTGATCTCCACGAACGGCGAACGCGCCCGCGGGCTGCGCGAGTGGATCATCTGTGCCACCCAGCTCTTGCCCGTGCCGCTTTCGCCCAGCAGCAGCGCCGTGGTATCGGCCGAGCCGGCCAGCAGCTCCACCTGCCGCGCCAGCGCCACCATCCGCGCCGACGTGCCCAGCGAGGCCGCCGTCTCGCCGCCGGCCAGCTGCCGCGACAGCAGCTCGTTGGTGCGCCGCAGCTCCTGCTTCTCGGCCGCGCGCTCCGCCGCCACCTCCACGTGCGCCAGGTCCACCGGCTTGGTGAGGAAGGTCTCGGCGCCGGCCTGCATGGCGTCGACCGCCGTCTCCACCTCGGCGTGGCCGGTGAGCATGATCACCGCGGCGCCGCGCGACACCAGCACGTCCAGCACCTGCAGGCCCGACATGCCCGGAAGGTCCAGGTCCAGCAGCACCACGTCCGGACGGGTCGATTCCCAGCGACGGAGCCCGTCTTCGCCGCTGCCGGCCTGGTGCACCTCCCAGCCCTTTCGCTGAAAGAAACGCGTGAGAACGCTCAGAACGCCGGGGTCGTCGTCGATGACGAGAATGGATCGTGGCATCGTATGTGAAATTGGCGATCGGGTGCGCCCCGCTGCAGCCGTGAGGTCCCTGCCGGCGGCGTGGGGCGCCGCCACCGGGCGCACTATGATAACACCATCGGCCCCCTCCGCGCGCATCCTTGCGGCGGACGACGACGAGTCGGCCCTGCGCGTGCTGAACCGCATCCTGACGCGGGGCGGGTTCGGCGAGGTGCGGACCACGACGGACGGCACGCGCGTGGAGGCGATGTTCCGCGAGTTCCGCCCCGACATGGTGCTGCTGGACCTGCACATGGGCGCCATCCAGGCGCCCGAGGTCATCCGCCAGCTGCGCGCGCAGATCCCCCCCGAGGACCACGTGCCCATCCTGGTGGTCAGCGGCGACCTGTCCGACGAATCGCGGCTGGCCGTGCTGGCCGAGGGCGCCGCCGACTTCATCAACAAGCCGTACTCCCCGGGCGAGGTGATGCTGCGCGTGCGCAACCACCTGCAGACCCGCCTGCTGCACACCGCCGTCCGCGAGCAGAACCGCACCCTGGAGGCACGCGTGCGTGAACGGACCGAGGCCCTGGAGCGCACCGCGGGCGAAGTGCTGGAGCGGCTGGCCCGCGCCGCCGAGCTGCGCGACGACGACACCGGGCTGCACACCCGCCGGGTGGGCGAGCTGGCCGGCGACCTGGCGCGGGCCATGGGCCTGCCCGAAGACCAGGTGCAGGCGCTGCGGCTGGCCTCCACCCTTCACGACATCGGCAAGATCGGCATTCCCGACTCGGTGCTGCTCAAGCCCGGCCGGCTGACCCCCGAGGAGTGGGAAGTGATGAAGTCGCACACCGTCATCGGGGCGCGCATTTTGGCCGAGGGCTCGTCGGAGGTGGTGCGCCTGGCCGAGCAGATCGCCCGGTCGCACCACGAGCGCTGGGACGGGGGCGGCTACCCGATGGGGCTGGCCGGCACCGACATTCCCCTTCCCGCCCGCATCGTGGCCCTGGCCGACGTGTACGACGCGCTGACCAGCGACCGCCCCTACCGCGCCGCCTGGGCGGTGCCGCGCGTGCTGGACGAGATCCGCTCGCTGCGCGGCACCCACTTCGACCCCGCCGTGGTCGACGCGTTCATGGAGGCGGTGGTGCCCTCGCTGCACGCCCGCGAAGCCGCGTGAAAACACCGTCCGCATGCCGCCCGGTTCCCGCCGGAACACCCGGAGCAGGCCCAAACGACGTTGTAGAGCGGATTTGCGGGACAAACAGATGACGGCCGGCCGCGCGGTGGCGCCGATCCTGCATGGGCACGCCCTCGCCGCCGAAGCACGCTCCCGGCAAATAAGACCCTTGGCGCGCGGAGCAAATCGGCTTAGGTTGCCGCCAGCGAAAGTCGCTGCGCTCCATCATCAACATCCAGCACGTGGACGGACATGGCCAGGGAGACGGGAGTAGTCAAGTGGTTCAACCCGGAGAAGGGCTTCGGGTTCATTACCCGTGACAACGGGGAGAAGGACGTCTTCGTCCACCACAGCGCCATCCAGGGCGGCGGGTTCCGCACCCTGAACGACGGCGAGCGCGTGGAGTTCGACGTCGTGCAGGGCACCAAGGGCCCCGCGGCCGAGAATGTCGTTCGCCTGGATGCGCCCGCCGATGGCGGTGGCGGTGACAGCGGCGGCAGCCGTGGCGGTGGCGGCTACGGCGGCGGCGGTGGTGGCCGCAGCGGTGGCGGCGGTGGGTACGGCGGTGGCAGTGGTGGCGGCGGCTACGGCGGTGGTGGCGGCGGCCGCGGAGGCGGCGGTGGCGGCTACGGCGGTGGTGGCGGCGGCCGTGGCGGCGGTTACGGCGGCGGTGGTGGTGGCCGCGGCCGTGGCGGCGGTGACGACGACCGCTGGTAGCCGATCAGCCGGAACACAACGGACGAGGCCCGGGCGCTATGCCCGGGCCTCGTTCTGTTTTCGTCCGCGTCGAACGAGCATCACGCGGAGGACGCGAAGAAACGGACGAGCCGCGGAGGGCGGATGCACCTCCACGGCTCTCTTCTTTCTCCGCGGCTCCGCCCGGAACCGAGTCGTCGATCAGGGATGACGCGGGGAGAAATGCAAGAGGCCCGATCCGCGGGGGATTGGGCCTCTCTGCTTGCGGATCAGAAGTCGAACCGGCGGGCGGCGCGCTTGCGGTCCTTGTGACGGCGGCGCTCGGCGGCCTTCTCCTTGAGCTTCCGCGCCTCGCTGGGCTTCTCGTAGTGCCGCTTGCGGCGCATGTCCTTGAACAGACCCGAACGAATCATCCGACGGCGGAACTGCTTGAGCGCCCAATCCAGGCGGTCAGTCTCTGCAAGCTGAATCTCGACCACGTCTTCTCCCTTCTGAGGAAACGATTGAAGACCCGCGCAGACGTGCCCCGGGTCTCCCGATTCTCCATCAATCCCATGACCAGACCCTCAAAATAATCGATTTTCCGCACAAGTCAACCAGGGGTCCACACGCGGATGCCGGGGCTACGGCGCGGAGGCCGCCGGCGCGTCGGGTGCGCGCACCCGTTCGTTGGCGCCCATCCGCATCCGGGGCACGCGCCCCCGCTCGTCGATGATGAACGAGAGGAAGCTTTCGCCCATGGCGCGGTTGGCCCAGCGGGCCAGGAACACGTCGTGGTGCCAGTGCTCCAGCGGCGCGGTGTTGCGCCCGCCCAGATCCGCCACGAGCACGCCATTCACGTGGCGGAGAACCACGGCGGACTGGATGCTGTCGGCGTCCACGTAGGTGCCGGCGTACGCCTGCAGCGGCAGCGACGGGCGGGTGCCGGCGGCCCGGTGCGACCTCCGCTCGCGCTCGGCGGCGCGCTCGCGCTCCGCCGCCTGCGTGTACGCGGGGCGCAGCTCGGCGCTCCAGTCTCGCCGCGGGCCGCCCAGGAACTCGTCGACGATGCGGTACATCAGCGCGTGCCGCACCTCGGCGTGGTCCAGGTTGGCGTAGATCACCAGCCCCAGCCGCTCTTCGGGCACCAGCGCCAGGATGGCCGTCATCCCGTCGATGCTTCCGGTGTGCATGGCCAGCTTGCGCCCGCGGTAGTCCTGCAGGAACCACCCCAGCCCGTAGGCGGTGAAGCTGGGGCGCGACAGCCGCGTGGCCTCGGGATAGAACGAGGCGGCGGGGATGAGGAACTGCGGCGTCAGCATCTCGCGATGGCTGGCCGCGCTCACCAGCCGGCGCCCGGCCACCCGGCCGCTGTCCAGCTGAAAGCGGATCCACCGCGCCATGTCGCTGACCGACGAGTTCATCGACCCCGCAGGGCCGATGTTGTCGAAGTCCAGGTACGGCACGGGGATCACCGTGTCGTTCACCTCCACGTGGGGAGTCGCCACGTTCGGCCGCTCCGCCAGGCCGGCGTAGCCCGTCAGCGTCTCGCCCATCCCCAGCGGCTGCAGGATGCGGCTGCGGACGAACTCGCTCCACGGCACCCCCGACGCCTGCTGCACCACCCTCCCCGCCACCATGTAGCCGACGTTGTTGTACTGGTACCGCGTGCGGAGCGCGGCGAACGGGCGCACGAAGCGCAGCCGCCGCAGGATGTCGTCGCTGGTGTTGGGAGACGCGAACCAGATGGCGTCGCTCCCCGGCAGCCCCGTGCGGTGGGTGAGCAGGTCGCGCACGGTCAGCTGGCCGGTCAGCGCGGGATCGTACAGCCGGAAGCCGGGCAGGTGCATGGAAACGGGATCGTCCCAGCGCACCTTTCCCTCGTCCACCAGCATGGCCAGCGCGGTGGCGGTGAACGCCTTGGTGGTCGAGGCGATGGCGAACGAGGTGTGCTCGTCCACGCGGTCGTTTCCCCCCACCGTCCTCACGCCGAAGCCGCGCGCGTACACCACCGAGTCGTCCTTGACGATGGCGATGGCCATCCCCGGCACGTGCCAGTCGCGCATGGCACCCTGGACGTACGCGTCGAACCCGTCCAGCGGTCGTTCCTGCGCGGCGGCGGGCGCGGAGGCCAGCACGGCGGTGGCGACGAGCGCGCGGCGGAG from Longimicrobium sp. encodes the following:
- a CDS encoding response regulator, giving the protein MNRTILLVDDEDDIREVAQVTLEMTAGWEVHTAQDGLEGVAMARQWRPDAILLDVMMPGMDGPNTVRALRTDPSTAGIPVLLLTAKVRSCDRRGFSELDVAGVLSKPFDPMELASQVSAALGW
- a CDS encoding VOC family protein, which encodes MQPLLSADAGPQTNRREFLGKATAMAVTAVSAPALLAAWDSSPAPTGPRAHFGKLSPVLVVDAVEPCLAFWTERLGFRQANAVPGEDGRLVFASAERDAVEIMYQSRASVLAAEPEATRPERARDLAGHAAALFIEVDDLDAIEAALAGAPVVKARHETFYGTAELYVREPGGTTVGFSMRLPAPPAPPAATTTGVDP
- a CDS encoding helix-hairpin-helix domain-containing protein yields the protein MSAAQIARARRAPPSITRETVARLEDLPNVGPSIAGDLRGIGVSHPGDLAGRDPYALYDALCAATGVRHDPCVLDVFLSAVRFMEGAPARPWWHYTAERKRALAARAHSGP
- a CDS encoding HD-GYP domain-containing protein, with product MMFTGRILIVSDRRDVIAELEPIIRAGQHLASVVPDGQEALHVLEDGLVPDVMISDLGCERSYDHIAYVRRFRELNGAGCHLVVTEPGAPFSGPGRAVNDRFAVLPRPFDTARVSTQLEDALRRVEQDFRALRAEMWRSMDRLKREVEDARGEMVQALARTIGARDVYMHGHCERVGDMCRKIALVLNLNDERTHLLSTAAQLHELGKISVPVELLHKTEPLDAGELERIRGHFKVGAEIVRGVPSLQPLAAVIEHLGTDHADLATHVPPDAPEYLLIGILRVVDVWDAMNHARAYRPAMSRGYWEPLLRDGAEDRFHPAAVAALFRVLGD
- a CDS encoding response regulator, whose amino-acid sequence is MTESTETAREPRATILVVDDDDGVRRISRRMLERSGYHVLEAATGPEALDVAASHEGPIDLMVVDVLMPGMTGNQASHHLRDLRPGVPILCISGHPENEVVRYGIAGHGTAFLQKPFTFEQLAGAVQALIGAH
- a CDS encoding S8 family serine peptidase, with protein sequence MKRFTPVSSLACALAGTLALAACSDEASAPLAPTMAGTSLSVEAGSSSSLVLFKGNGVPAGFAERVQGLGGTVTYAHAGVGFAMVEGLSDAGAAEIRAMSSVAGVTADTEFTLHQPQDAASMEFDGSAADEIQSQANPATASRYVWQWNMRSIGANKAWAAGKLGSSNVTVAILDTGIDYDAPDLNGLVDLSRSRSFVPGDNTITSTYFPSRNQISDYNGHGTNVATQVSSKAIALAGVTSRTTLIGVKVLGAKGSGSLGGIISGITWAADQGAHVANMSLGGVFAKPGNGQAVALIQRTMNYAKQKGMLVVVAAGNERADLDHDGNLFKTYCGTVHVICVSAVGPESAGAYVDQPSAFTNFGRSSINVAAPGGNYRADFAASPWPWGNDIASWVWSYCSKTKLVLSATGGVLGYAGCQAGNRLTGQVGTSQAAPHVAGLAALLMAEHGTGNPVRIKQIIEASSADLGQSGTDPYYGRGRIDVGAALGL
- a CDS encoding VOC family protein, which codes for MQPLLSADSPAPTGPRAHFGKLSPVLVVDAVEPCLAFWTERLGFRQANAVPGEDGRLVFASAERDAVEIMYQSHASVLAAEPEATRPERARDLAGHAAALFIEVDDLDAVEAALAGAPVVKARHETFYGTAELYVREPGGTTVGFSMRLPAPPAPAAATTAGVDP
- a CDS encoding PadR family transcriptional regulator; amino-acid sequence: MPRPAAERHERLTAADLVVLGLLLERPMHGYEVNQELALREVGDWAGVSRPQVYYSLRKLADAGHIGPAPGRAAGAERGSTERGSGGGGPERRVFRVTAAGRRAYAAALARPEWATQRPPPPFLTWLVLATQGDPAVRALQLARRRAFLEAEAARERATLAAIRADTGPTVAVAELIVSFTIRQFEAELAWLGEVAAALHWGHQEPD